A genome region from Tolypothrix sp. PCC 7712 includes the following:
- the fabZ gene encoding 3-hydroxyacyl-ACP dehydratase FabZ produces the protein MTTLTEANTVDAIAAAANGNQSAPEPKKTLAIEEIQSLLPHRYPFLLVDKIIDYVPGKLAVGVKNVTINEPHFQGHFPGRPLMPGVLIVEAMAQVGGIVMTQLPEYEGGLFVFAGIDKVRFRRQVVPGDQLVMTVELLWVKQRRFAKMQGRAEVDGQLAAEGELMFSLVN, from the coding sequence ATGACAACCCTCACCGAAGCCAATACCGTCGATGCGATCGCAGCTGCTGCTAATGGCAATCAAAGCGCACCAGAGCCGAAAAAAACCTTGGCTATTGAAGAAATTCAAAGCCTGTTGCCCCATCGCTACCCATTTTTACTGGTAGATAAAATTATTGACTATGTACCAGGCAAACTAGCGGTAGGCGTGAAAAATGTCACCATTAATGAACCCCATTTTCAAGGACATTTCCCCGGACGGCCGCTAATGCCTGGAGTGCTAATTGTCGAAGCAATGGCACAGGTAGGCGGTATAGTCATGACACAGCTACCGGAATATGAAGGTGGACTATTTGTGTTTGCTGGGATTGATAAAGTCCGCTTCCGTCGGCAAGTAGTTCCCGGCGATCAACTCGTCATGACGGTGGAACTGTTGTGGGTTAAACAACGTCGTTTCGCTAAAATGCAAGGTCGTGCTGAAGTGGACGGTCAGTTAGCGGCTGAAGGCGAATTAATGTTTTCTCTAGTAAACTAA
- the lpxC gene encoding UDP-3-O-acyl-N-acetylglucosamine deacetylase has translation MQQHTIAAAITQAGVGLHSGANTQVRILPAEVGSGRYFVRVDLPDSPIIPAQVAAVSQTVLSTQLGKGVASIRTVEHLLASLVGMGVDNARIEINGPEVPLMDGSAKVWAESIAQVGLRSQSVTADETPLAIQEPIWIYEGDTFVAAIPAPETRFSYGIDFDLPAIGNQWHSWSLNSNIGNPYTDFATEIAPARTFGLLHQIEHLQKSGLIKGGSLENALVCGPDGWLNPPLRFANEPVRHKILDLVGDLSLVGNIPRAHFLAYKASHNLHIQLAQKILDF, from the coding sequence ATGCAACAACACACAATAGCCGCAGCAATCACTCAAGCTGGAGTGGGATTGCATAGTGGTGCTAATACTCAGGTGCGAATACTACCAGCTGAAGTAGGTAGCGGGCGCTACTTTGTGCGAGTCGATTTACCAGATTCGCCAATTATTCCGGCGCAAGTTGCCGCAGTTAGTCAAACTGTTCTTTCTACCCAGTTGGGTAAAGGCGTGGCTTCTATCCGCACTGTAGAGCATTTATTGGCTTCTCTGGTGGGTATGGGTGTGGATAACGCCCGCATTGAAATTAATGGGCCAGAAGTGCCGTTAATGGATGGTTCCGCAAAGGTATGGGCGGAAAGTATCGCCCAAGTCGGGTTGCGATCGCAATCTGTAACTGCAGACGAAACACCCCTAGCTATCCAAGAGCCAATTTGGATTTATGAGGGTGATACTTTTGTGGCGGCTATCCCCGCACCAGAAACCCGTTTTAGCTATGGTATTGACTTCGATTTGCCTGCTATTGGTAATCAATGGCACAGTTGGTCACTTAATTCCAATATAGGAAATCCTTATACAGACTTTGCTACAGAAATTGCCCCTGCTCGTACTTTTGGTTTATTGCATCAAATCGAACATCTGCAAAAGTCTGGGTTAATCAAAGGTGGTAGTTTAGAAAATGCCCTGGTTTGTGGCCCTGATGGCTGGTTAAATCCACCATTAAGATTTGCAAATGAACCAGTACGTCATAAAATCTTGGATTTAGTAGGAGATTTGAGTTTAGTGGGAAATATCCCCCGTGCTCACTTCTTAGCGTATAAGGCCAGCCACAATTTACACATTCAACTGGCACAGAAAATTTTAGATTTTTGA
- a CDS encoding histidine kinase yields the protein MEIWQSREEGDREQGRNRKFQLPITHYQCPMPHAPCPMPI from the coding sequence TTGGAGATTTGGCAAAGCAGGGAGGAGGGGGACAGGGAGCAAGGGAGAAATCGTAAATTCCAATTACCAATTACCCATTACCAATGCCCAATGCCCCATGCCCCATGCCCAATGCCCATTTAA